DNA from Coriobacteriaceae bacterium:
CGCTATAAGTTCGTCTGGGAGCAGGGCGGCTGGTCCAGGTGGGGCACCATCCGCCAGCTCGGGCCCGAGGCCTCCTGCGATTGGGTGCCGGAGGTCGCCGGCGACGTCAACATCTTGGTCGACGCCGTCGATTCGGCCGGCAACGTGAGGACCTGGAGGTTCCCCGTCAGGGTGGAGAGAAATCTATCTAACTTCACTTCAATAGATTTGAAATCTGATTCATCCAATTTGTGCGTAGGGGATACGCTTTCAATTACACCTCGGATTACCATCCGAAAGAATAACCAGATTTCATACAAATATGTTTGGATGCGGAACAACTGGGCTGAATGGGGTGTGATTGACTCCGGCAGAGGTAAATCCTCAATTGACTGGAGAGTCGATAAATCTGGCGCTGTCACCGTTTTTGTTGATGTTATTGATGAGGCCAACGATCAGACGATGACCTCGAAGACTGAATGCTCGATTGGCTCCGAGAAGTGGAATTACGAGTCCTTGAGTTCTTCTGCAACGCTTGTCAGGCCTAATGAAAGCACTGAGATCGATGCCAGATGCTCGGGTGATACTAATTACTTACAGTATAAGTTCGTCTGGAATAAGAATAATTGGGCTGACTGGGGCGTTGCTCAACAGGGCGCAAGTTCACACTTGCAATGGGCTCCAAAAGACGCCGGAGACTATGAATTGATCTGTGACGTTTCGGGGTCAGATGGAGTTGTCCAAACAAAAAGAACAATCATTAGCTGTTGGGATTTCTCGAGGATTACTGCAATTTCGACTGATGGCAATAATTCTTGGAGAGTTCGAGCTGATTTGGGAACGCTTGCAGCTGAAAAATCTGGGCAATTTCAGTTTAAATTTGTTTGGGCCAAGTCCGACTGGAGTAAATGGGGTGTTCTAAAAGAATTTTCCAGTGTGAATGACGCTTATTTCAATCCATCTGCACTTGGATTGCAAGATGGTTATTACGATCTTTACTGCGATGTCTTGCTTCCTGATGGCACTCTCCAGTCGAAGTCGACTCAGATTTACTACAGCCCATTTGGTAGCTCAACGGTTTTGGGGGTTAGTCGTATTGGACTCGTCACTTGGCTTACGTCGCATCAATTTGATGGCTATTATTTAGGAACGAGATATTCCGGTGGCTTCTCCTATGATAGTTGCCTTTACCCAAAAGGTGCCCCGAGATGGGATGGCTATACTGGCATGAATTGCACTGGCTTCGTGGCTCATGCTTATGCTGCGGTTGGTGGCGATGTCAATCGTATTGCGCAGAATAATAATCACTCTCCTTGGGCTGGGGGGCCAGGCGGTGGCGGCTATATTAACGCTTGGAGATGGTATGGCTATGCTCGAGATTTGGGATGCAAAATGTATGAGTTCCGTACTGTCCAAGATATGCTAAATAGTGGTTATGCTCAAAAGGGAGATATTATCTTCTTTAAGACTGACGGATCAATCGACTGTCATATTGGGTTCTTCTGGGGAGATAATCCGCATGACAATAAAATGTGGCATCAAATTCTGCCTGGGAATTTAATCGGACCCTGCTTTAACAATGCGAACAAAGGAGAGGTTCGGCAATCGGTTGTTCTGATTAAATAGTGCTTTAATTTCTGAATGGTATTTGAAGCAACTAATTGTGAAACGGTGATTCTGATAAGTAGCGCAAGCAGAAGACTTACTGGCATAATAATTACATATGGTTATATACTGGCTCAGGCTTTAGTCGGCTTTGTATATGTTCCGATGTTGTTGCAAAACATTGGACAAGACGAATATGGACTCTATCAATTGATAGGTTCTATCATGTCTTATATAGTTTCCATTAATGGGATTTTGTCTGCCGGTGTTGGGCGTTTTTATTGCAAGTATATGGCAGAGGGCAAAAATGACTTAATGGAGAATACACTCGCAATAGCTAGGCGTCTGTACTGGGTCCTATCTGTGTTCGTGATGCTAATAAGTTGCGTTCTCGCCGTGGTTGTTCGGTTTGTATATTCAGCCAGTTTTACAAACTCACAGCTTGATGAGTGTTCCGCAATGCTTGTTGTATTAGGGATCAACACAATTGTTATCATGAACAACACTATTAGCGTTGCGGCGATAACTGCTAATGAAAGGTTCGTTTTTTTGAAGGGCTCGCAATTGGCCGCCCTAATAGCTCAGCCTTTCATTGTGTATGGACTTACGACAATTTTTAAGAATGCATTAGCCGTATGTTTAGTTGTGCTTGTTACAAATGTGTTGTGCGCGGTGAGCCAGCGTTTGTTTGCTAAATATAATCTGCATATTAGTTTCAGATATCATGGCTGGGACATGAAACTGGCTAAAGGTTTGTTATTTTTTAGTGGCGCGATTGTATTGGTGACGATTGCTGACCAGATTTTCTGGAAAACCGATCAATTAATTGTCGGCTATTATTTTGGTGCTGCCGCCGTTGCGGTATATTCTGTTGGATCTCAAATCTACACGATTTATATGACAATTGGTACGGCAGCCTCTTCAGTTTTTCTTCCTCGAGTTTCAGAACTGTATTGCCAGAATAAGGATATGTCTGAAATTTCGGATCTCTTCATTAAAGTTGGTCGCATTTCCTTTATCGTCTGCGGATTTGTTCTTAGTTTATTTATTGTTCTGGGGAAAGATTTCATCATTATTTGGGCTGGTAAGGACTATATAGACGCTTTCTATATCGCCTTGATCGTAATGGTTCCATTTACCATTGACTTAATTCAGAACCTGGGACTTACCATAATGCAGGTTGCGAATGTTTACCTGTATAGGGGGTATATGTATCTTGCGATTGCGCTTGTCAACGTGGTCGTGACGATTATACTGCTCAAGCTTATGGGCATAGTGGGCGCAGCAGTTTCAACAGCCATCGCTATGGTTATAGGCAACGGTTTCTGTATGAATTGGTATTATTCTGAAAAGCTTGGGTTGAACATAAAGAAATTTTGGCTTGAAATTGCCAAACTTTCCGTCTTGGTTATTGTCGGTACGGGGGCTTTGCTGCTGCTCTATAACCTAATTAAAAGCCTTTTATCTGGCCTTGTGGTGGTTTTGGTTTCAGCAATAATTTATTTCTTTATCTATTTCTTCTTGGTTTTGATGTTTGGGCTAAACGAATCCGAAAAGATGAGCATATCTGCATTTATCAAGCGATAATCTGCGACGCTTATTAAGCAGAATAGCCTAATGTACTTTCATTACTTTTATGACCAACCGGCTTGCCTGACATTTGATTATCGAAGGCTAAGTCGGTTGGTTTTATTACTCGGTGCCAGGAAAAATGAGCGATGGCAACAGGGCGATTAGCTCAAGACTTTCAGTATCAATAGTTTTAGCTGTTCACAACAGCGTATTACTACTCGAGATAACAAATAGTGCTTATTCTTTGCCGCAAGGAACAGTAAATAGCTGTCAGGCCTGTAGGTGCTGCAAGGGACATCAGCTTTAATTGAGGGATTAAATAAGGCCTCTGAAATTGAAACAAAGTTACGTTTTTTGGTCTCATTATTGTCACTGAGCTCGTTGATCGATAGGAGATAAAGATACTGTTCCGTTCTTGTTTTCCATGCCAGCCTTTCTGTTTCTTCTCCCCAACGAGCAGCGATTTTCACTAGGCTTGAGGTGACGAAGGTTAAATCTGAAAGCTGTTTTTCCTTATAGCTGTGTGTTGCACTTTGTCCGTTTTGACAATTGTAATAATACAGCGCATCACTTATTTGTAAAACCGATCTGGCTGAATCGACTATGGGTATCATTTGCAGAAAATCTTCTGCAAAATCGATTCTC
Protein-coding regions in this window:
- a CDS encoding NlpC/P60 family protein, with protein sequence MHFFRSKAVRVAFFFFYFCLAVTPCFGLSEAGLSPSQIEDSTRADDLSATSPVSEDYSVDGLTAKASDGGSPLLGDRCSLGLTASGNSGSVRYKFVWEQGGWSRWGTIRQLGPEASCDWVPEVAGDVNILVDAVDSAGNVRTWRFPVRVDACRLSVSGGDTLEWSGGMKVNISAAAAPGAKIKFLWERGSWSKWGVIQAASESAACTWTPPSSGSYTLYADVTVGGLTSTSRLPVRISEDYSVDGLSAKASDGGSPLLGDRCSLGLTASGNSGSVRYKFVWEQGGWSRWGTIRQLGPEASCDWVPEVAGDVNILVDAVDSAGNVRTWRFPVRVDACRLSVSGGDTLEWSGGMKVNISAAAAPGAKIKFLWERGSWSKWGVIQAASESAACTWTPPSSGSYTLYADVTVGGLTSTSRLPVRISEDYSVDGLSAKASDGGSPLLGDRCSLGLTASGNSGSVRYKFVWEQGGWSRWGTIRQLGPEASCDWVPEVAGDVNILVDAVDSAGNVRTWRFPVRVERNLSNFTSIDLKSDSSNLCVGDTLSITPRITIRKNNQISYKYVWMRNNWAEWGVIDSGRGKSSIDWRVDKSGAVTVFVDVIDEANDQTMTSKTECSIGSEKWNYESLSSSATLVRPNESTEIDARCSGDTNYLQYKFVWNKNNWADWGVAQQGASSHLQWAPKDAGDYELICDVSGSDGVVQTKRTIISCWDFSRITAISTDGNNSWRVRADLGTLAAEKSGQFQFKFVWAKSDWSKWGVLKEFSSVNDAYFNPSALGLQDGYYDLYCDVLLPDGTLQSKSTQIYYSPFGSSTVLGVSRIGLVTWLTSHQFDGYYLGTRYSGGFSYDSCLYPKGAPRWDGYTGMNCTGFVAHAYAAVGGDVNRIAQNNNHSPWAGGPGGGGYINAWRWYGYARDLGCKMYEFRTVQDMLNSGYAQKGDIIFFKTDGSIDCHIGFFWGDNPHDNKMWHQILPGNLIGPCFNNANKGEVRQSVVLIK
- a CDS encoding oligosaccharide flippase family protein: MVFEATNCETVILISSASRRLTGIIITYGYILAQALVGFVYVPMLLQNIGQDEYGLYQLIGSIMSYIVSINGILSAGVGRFYCKYMAEGKNDLMENTLAIARRLYWVLSVFVMLISCVLAVVVRFVYSASFTNSQLDECSAMLVVLGINTIVIMNNTISVAAITANERFVFLKGSQLAALIAQPFIVYGLTTIFKNALAVCLVVLVTNVLCAVSQRLFAKYNLHISFRYHGWDMKLAKGLLFFSGAIVLVTIADQIFWKTDQLIVGYYFGAAAVAVYSVGSQIYTIYMTIGTAASSVFLPRVSELYCQNKDMSEISDLFIKVGRISFIVCGFVLSLFIVLGKDFIIIWAGKDYIDAFYIALIVMVPFTIDLIQNLGLTIMQVANVYLYRGYMYLAIALVNVVVTIILLKLMGIVGAAVSTAIAMVIGNGFCMNWYYSEKLGLNIKKFWLEIAKLSVLVIVGTGALLLLYNLIKSLLSGLVVVLVSAIIYFFIYFFLVLMFGLNESEKMSISAFIKR